The genomic window CTCCAATGCCCGGTATGAAGGCAGATGACCCCGTTGTAGTCGGGAGGGTTTCGCGGGGGGCGGAGTCTCCGGATTTGCCATATAGAGTCCTCTATTGAGGTGGGGCAATTCATTGGCTATCCCTATTTCTCGGTTTAAATCCCCCAAATTTGCCTAAGTCTGGGGCTGTAAAACCTCTCAATCGCTCTGATTGCAAGGGTTTGAGCCGTAGTCGAGAGAGAGGCCATCTATGCCTTAAGGAGTAATTTTGAGAAAAAACTTGAAAAACCCTTGACATTTCATTTTCAAACGGTAACAATGAATACAGAAAGTAAATCGTTCATCCCTCACCACAAGCCAGTTCATCTCTGAACGGCATGAAGCTGGCAAGGGACGGAAGTAGGGAGTCACTCCCGAAGGAACGCGCCTCAACCTACAAACAAGACTCTATTTAGGAGGCGAAAAACATGAAACTTTCATATCGTGGCACCACTTACGAATATACTCCCGCAGAAGTTGATGTTACCGAAGGCGAACTGGCTGGTAAATATCGCGGGTTAGATTGGAAATTTTGCAATCAGAAGAAAGCACCGGTCCAGCAAACGACCGTGGAACTGAAGTATCGGGGAGTTGCGTTGACCACTGGTGAACCACAGTCCGCAAACACCTCGGCACCGGAACAAGCGCGCCGTCTGATGATGGATCGGCAAGTCAAAGGTGAAAAACGCCAACGTTCGATGTTGAGCCGTTTGACTGCTGAATTCAAGAGCATCCCTGTTCTTGCCCATTAAGGAAAAGTAATTTGAGACTCAGCCTGGTCAGCTAGAGGCTGAGTATAAATTCTCAACAACTTAACTGTTTGAAATATCTCCCATCTGGGGGATATTTTTTTTAGGGGCTTGTACAGGGCGATCGATGGGAACGAGAGCATCGGTCCCCTAACGGCAAGACCCAAAAATGAGTAAACCGACCCGGTTGCTCTTTGCGCTCCTGAACGGGAATCCTAGAGCAGAGGAAGGGGTCTTTATATGTCAAAATTAAGTAGAGATCAGCAGTCGGTTAAGCTGTGGTCAGTCGTTCAAGCTCATCACCCTGGATTAATCGCCGATCGCCTGGAAAAAATATCGAGATCCGTCTGTGGGCGATCGCCCGTCGCCTGTCCTTATGTTGAGAACCTAGCCCTCGTTGATTATGACCCAATTTGACGAATTGCAGCCCCCCGAAGGCTTAACCCCACCTCCATCGCCCCCGGACAGTTCACCTCCGGCGAGACCGATTGCCCCGGTGTGGTCCTGGGTCAACCACTTGCTGGGGGCGGGTTCGGACTATGAAAGAGGGAACCGACTGTATGAACAAAAAAATTATGCCGGGGCAGTAGCCTTTTATGACAAAGCGATTCAAAAAAAGCCCTCGATGCATCGGGCTTGGCTGAAACGCGGCACGGCCCTGATGAATTTACATCGCTATGAAGAGGCGATCGCCGGTTATGATGGGGCGATTCAAGTTAACCCCGATGACTATTGGGGCTGGACCTTCAGAGGTCGTTGTCTCTTTCATTTAACCCGATATCAAGAAGCCTTGGCCTCCTTGGATCAAAGTATTCAAATTAATAGCAATCAATATGAAGCCTGGTATTTCCGAGGGCGATCGCTCTTAGAACTCCAACAATACAAATCCGCCATTACTGCCTTTAATAAAGTAGTCAAACTCAAACCCAAACTCTCTAGCGGATGGTATTACCGAGGTCTGACTTTCCTTGGCCTCGATCGCCCGGAGCTGGCCCTAACCTCCTTGGAACAAGCCATCACCCTGGACCCTCAAAACCCCGCCGCTTGGTTCAATCAAGGGGTCGCCCTCGATCGCCTGCAACGCTACGCCGAAGCCGTCACCGCTTACGATCGCACCCTGCAACTGGTCCCGGAGAATGCCGCATCCTGGTTTAATCGCGGTGTCGCCTTGGACAAGTTGCAACGCTATACCGATGCTGTCGCCTCCTTTGATCGGGTGATTCAATTCGCCCCCAGCAATCCCTTAGTCTGGTTTTATAAAGGCCGCGCCCTCAAGCATCAATGGGTAGAAGCGGCGATCGGCTGTTTTGATAAAGCTATTGAATTACATCCCAACTGGCCCGAGGCTTGGATGAATCGAGGCATTGCCCTCTCCGATGCCGGTCAGTATGAAGTCGCCTTAACCTCCTTTGACCAAGCTACCAAAATTAATCCCAATTTATCCACCGCTTGGTTGGGTCGTGGCATGGCTTTGTATGGACTAGGCCGCTATCAAGATGCCATTCAAGCTCTGAGCAATGCCATTCAAATTCAGCCCAATTTTCCCGAGGCTTGGTATCACCGAGGACTGGCTTTAGAACAACTCCAAAGATATGAAGAAGCCCTCACGGCTTATGAAAAAGTTGTCCAAGTGACCCAAGAACCAATGTTTCTTTATCGGTCCTGGGTCAAACGGTCCGAAGTGTTGGAAAAACTCGAACGCTATCCAGAAGCTCTCGATGCCTTTGCCAAAGTGCTGGAAGTTAAACCCAACGATGCTCAAGCCTGGATGAAACGAGGGGATTTACTCTCGTTAGCGCAACGGTATATTGATGCAATTGTGGCCTATGACCAGGCGATCGCCATCTGGCCTAATCATTATGAACCCTGGATGAAACGAGGGCGAGTTTTGAGCAAAATTGGTCAATATCCCCAGGCGATCGCCGCCTATGATACGGTGATCCAAATGAAACCGACCCATTCCCCAGCTTGGTTGCGGCGCGGAGAATGCTTGGAGAAATTGCACCGCTATCCCGAAGCGGCGCGCTCCTACGGTGTGGCCCTGGAAGTTGATCCCACCTGTACCGATGCGATCGAAAAGCGCAACCGCCTCCATGAAAAACTGGCACAATCTCCGGTTTTTCCCAATGAAACCGATTTAACTTAGAGGGAAAAACTCAGTTCGTTTCCCTCCTATTCAGGGTGAAGCCATGTTAAAACGAATCACAATAGCAACAGCAGTCGGATTGATTCACTTGGGGATATTTCCCACTCTAGCTGTCAGTGCTAACCCAGAGCACCTTTTGCAGCTACAAACGGGTAATGAATGTCGCAACTGTGACCTCAGTGGGGCGGATCTCACCGGGTTAGATTTACGGGGGGCGGATTTAATGGGTGCCAATTTGCGAAAAGCTATTCTTAGCCAAGCCAATCTGATGGATGCTAATTTAACCGCTGCTGACCTTCAAAATGCCATTTTGATTGAGACGAATTTGTTTAGCAGCAACCTCAGTTATGCTAATCTCAGCGGTACGAATCTTCAAGATGCGATTTTAGTCAGTGCGAATCTCAACGGCACCGACTTTACAGGGGCGGTTCTTCAGGGTAGCAGCGGCGTCCAAGTCCGGAATCCGGATTTAAAATAAACTCGTCAGGGGACTAGGGCATGAGTTGATCAAGAAGCCCGGTTGTCTTGATTTTACTGTGCCGATGCTCCAATAACCCGAATTTTTGTGGTTGGGTTTAATCCTTACCCCGATGTGATAGAGCGATTCTAAATGGATTGGAAAAAATTTAAAGGGAGTGGGAGCATCGGGCTCCCTTGTAGTCCGCAGGAGCAAGATGCTCCCACTTCTGAATTCTATAGTCCTAATGATTTAGACTCGTTATAACCCGCGCTAACCCGGACTAAATTACCTTGATTTAGGTCCTAAAAATTACTCAAATCGTGCCAATTCACTATGCGATTATCTTATATTCAGTCGGGTTTATGGTTGCTGATGCTGGCTGCGGTGCAGTTAGCTTTATTTCCCATTTTCGTCGAGATGATGTTTCAGGAAAAATTCATCTTCGGGACGATTGAATGGGGGGGATTGCTTCCCCAGACGCAGGGGAATTGGCAGTTGATTTTTTGGATACAGGCAGTTGCTTCCGTTGCTGGCATCCCTATCCTGGGAAAATTTTATTATCCGCAACTGGGAGAAGACCTCAAGAAGCTATTCAGGGGAGAAAATCCCAAGGTATTAAAGCTGGCCATTCTCAGTGGATTTTCCCTATTTGTGGCGTGGGAGGCGATCGCCATCGGCTGTTGGCAAATTCCCCCTGGGGTAGTGGTGGGATTTTTCCTGATCTATCCGATTTTAACAACTCTTGGGGCCTGGAAATTCTGGGGATATCGTCCCCATCAAACCCGAATTACAGCGATGACGATTGTCACGATTGGCAGTTTATTCGCCTTAAAAGTTCCGGCTATGTTTGCCGCAACTCCAATCCAAGGGTTCTTGGGAATTTTGGCGGCAATGGTTGGGGGGATTGCTTTTGCCAGTTATTTGCTGTTGACCTATCGAGGGACCCGATCGCTTCATCCCCTCCCCTTTAGTGCGATCGCCTTGGCAACGCTGCTGGGATTCGCGTCCCTGAGTTTAATCTTCCCGTTACCCGGGACGGCGATCTCGATGCCACTGTCGGAGTTACCCCGTTTGATGGTGGGGAGTGTCATTTTAGGGATTTTAACCTTGGTGGGTTATTCGTTCACTGCTTATGGGATTTTACTCGCTGGGGTGACTCGGGGGGCGACTGCGATCGCCAGTGTCCCGGCATTGTTTGTTCTATTTGGAGCTATTCTGGTTCATGATTTCCTGGATCTCAAACAAATCTTTGCTTTAGTAATTGTCATTTTAGGCTTATTAGTATTAATTACTGAACCGATGGTTCGGCAAGATTGGTATGATTAATCCTGGGATATTTTTGACCTCTCCCCGACCCTCTCCTAGAGAGCAGAGGGAGAATAAGGAAATTTTTTTATTACTCAGAGGGGAGAATTTACGTCTTTCTCCCCCTTCCGTTGTAGGGAATGGGGCTGGGGGGTTAGGTCTCTTTTCAAAATCGAGATGCTCCCTATAAAGCATCATTAGAGAAAAATTAGCCAATCCAGGGATAAAACATGGTAGAGGGCGATCGCTTAATCTTGCGGGACTGTCGCTTATTAACTGGGGAACGGGTAGATATTCAGGTGGAACAGGGGAGGATCGCGGCGATCGCCCCCCACCTATCTGGGCAGGCCCCTCGGGAACTGAATGTTCAGGGCCACCTGGTTAGTCCTCCGTTTGTGGAATCTCACATTCATTTAGATTCCGCCTTAACTGCGGGAGAACCTCGGTTTAATCAAAGCGGGACATTATTTGAGGGGATTCAAATTTGGGGGGAACGCAAGCCCCAATTGACCCGGGAGGATGTCAAGCAACGGGCGATCGCAACCTTGAAACAATTGGCATCCCAGGGGGTGTTATTCGTTCGCACCCATGTGGATGTGAGTACGCCAGACCTCACCGCGTTACAGGCGATGTTGGAAGTGAGAGAGGCGATTCAAGAATGGGTGACGTTGCAAGTGGTGGCATTTCCCCAAGATGGGATTTATGGAGAGGTCCAGACAGAAGAATTGCTGGAAGAAGCGTTAAAACTGGGTGCAGATGTGGTGGGGGGGATTCCCCATTATGAATTAACCCGGGAGGATGGAGTGCGATCGGTTCATCGCATCTTTGAATTGGCCCAACAATATGACCGACTGATTGATATTCACTGCGATGAAATTGATGATGATCAGTCGCGCTTTTTGGAGGTGGTGGCCGCTTGTGCCATTCGCAGTGGTTTCGGTGAGCGAGTTACCGCTTCTCATACGACGGCTTTTGGGTCTTATAATAATGCTTATGCCAATAAATTAATGGGATTTTTGAGGCTATCGCAGATTAACTTTGTGGCGAATCCCTTAATTAATATTACCCTGCAAGGACGGACAGATACCTATCCTAAACGACGCGGCATCACCCGAGTCAAAGAATTATGGCAAAATGGTTTAAATGTTTCTTTAGGACAGGATTGTATTCAAGACCCCTGGTACAGTTTAGGGACGGGAAATATGCTTGATGTGGCTTATATGGCGCTTCATGTTTGTCAGATGACTGGGGTTGAGGAAATCAATGCCTGTTATGATATGGTCACGACTCATGGCGCAAAAACCCTAAAAATTGAACAGGATTATGGGTTAGAAATTGGCAAACCGGCCAATTTAATCATCTGGGAAGCAGACCGTAAATTTGAGATATTACGCCGTCGTCCTCCGGTGCGATATGTGATGGCGCGAGGCAGATTACTCGCCCAAACCCAACCTTCCATCACCACTTGGGAACTAGAGAATTGGGGTGAGGGGGTTTAATGTTGAGATGGGAAATGATGAATAGTAGGAGGGGATTGTGGAATAGGGGTGGGATAGAGAAAGATGAATCGGGAAACATCAGGGGGTGAATTAATTGGGAGGGGGGGTTTCCTCAAGCTCGGCGATCGCCCGGAGAATATTTTGATAATCTAAATGCGCTAAATAATATTGTAACTGTTCGGCTAAGGTCCTATGGTGGGGAGGGAGTTGAACAATCAGTTGCTGAATCTCCCTGGCATCAGCCCTGTAGATAGCCTGAGTCATCTCAACAATCCATTCGCTAGAGAGGTGGGAGTCAGCAAATCGTTCAGACTTAACGGATTTTATGGCTTCCAAAATGGTATTATAATCAAAATTTTCTAAGCACTCTCGAATAATTTGCTCTAGTTCGCCGCATTCCGAAGGAATTTCTGAAACAAGCCGATTGAGTTGTTCATCATCAAGGGCTAAAGTCGCATATTCGAGATCACAAATCAGGGAAGTGGATAATTTGCTTAAATTTTTCCATTGATTTTCTCTGAAGCGCAATTTTTCGCTTAAAATAGAAGTCATTTCTTCATAAACGTAGGATACCCCCAAGTGCTTAGAAAGCATTTCAAACACTTTGGACTCTTGAATGGGTTTAATCAGAAAATCATCGTAGCCAGCGGATAAAATAGCGGCTTTATCTTCTTCAAAAACACTGGCAGTCACTGCGATAATGGTGGGGAGTGCCCCTTGAGAAATTGTTTTAATTTTTCGGGTGGCTTCGCATCCATCGAGGATGGGCATTCGTA from Laspinema palackyanum D2c includes these protein-coding regions:
- a CDS encoding DUF4278 domain-containing protein encodes the protein MKLSYRGTTYEYTPAEVDVTEGELAGKYRGLDWKFCNQKKAPVQQTTVELKYRGVALTTGEPQSANTSAPEQARRLMMDRQVKGEKRQRSMLSRLTAEFKSIPVLAH
- a CDS encoding tetratricopeptide repeat protein, which translates into the protein MTQFDELQPPEGLTPPPSPPDSSPPARPIAPVWSWVNHLLGAGSDYERGNRLYEQKNYAGAVAFYDKAIQKKPSMHRAWLKRGTALMNLHRYEEAIAGYDGAIQVNPDDYWGWTFRGRCLFHLTRYQEALASLDQSIQINSNQYEAWYFRGRSLLELQQYKSAITAFNKVVKLKPKLSSGWYYRGLTFLGLDRPELALTSLEQAITLDPQNPAAWFNQGVALDRLQRYAEAVTAYDRTLQLVPENAASWFNRGVALDKLQRYTDAVASFDRVIQFAPSNPLVWFYKGRALKHQWVEAAIGCFDKAIELHPNWPEAWMNRGIALSDAGQYEVALTSFDQATKINPNLSTAWLGRGMALYGLGRYQDAIQALSNAIQIQPNFPEAWYHRGLALEQLQRYEEALTAYEKVVQVTQEPMFLYRSWVKRSEVLEKLERYPEALDAFAKVLEVKPNDAQAWMKRGDLLSLAQRYIDAIVAYDQAIAIWPNHYEPWMKRGRVLSKIGQYPQAIAAYDTVIQMKPTHSPAWLRRGECLEKLHRYPEAARSYGVALEVDPTCTDAIEKRNRLHEKLAQSPVFPNETDLT
- a CDS encoding pentapeptide repeat-containing protein, whose protein sequence is MLKRITIATAVGLIHLGIFPTLAVSANPEHLLQLQTGNECRNCDLSGADLTGLDLRGADLMGANLRKAILSQANLMDANLTAADLQNAILIETNLFSSNLSYANLSGTNLQDAILVSANLNGTDFTGAVLQGSSGVQVRNPDLK
- a CDS encoding EamA family transporter codes for the protein MRLSYIQSGLWLLMLAAVQLALFPIFVEMMFQEKFIFGTIEWGGLLPQTQGNWQLIFWIQAVASVAGIPILGKFYYPQLGEDLKKLFRGENPKVLKLAILSGFSLFVAWEAIAIGCWQIPPGVVVGFFLIYPILTTLGAWKFWGYRPHQTRITAMTIVTIGSLFALKVPAMFAATPIQGFLGILAAMVGGIAFASYLLLTYRGTRSLHPLPFSAIALATLLGFASLSLIFPLPGTAISMPLSELPRLMVGSVILGILTLVGYSFTAYGILLAGVTRGATAIASVPALFVLFGAILVHDFLDLKQIFALVIVILGLLVLITEPMVRQDWYD
- the codA gene encoding cytosine deaminase, with the protein product MVEGDRLILRDCRLLTGERVDIQVEQGRIAAIAPHLSGQAPRELNVQGHLVSPPFVESHIHLDSALTAGEPRFNQSGTLFEGIQIWGERKPQLTREDVKQRAIATLKQLASQGVLFVRTHVDVSTPDLTALQAMLEVREAIQEWVTLQVVAFPQDGIYGEVQTEELLEEALKLGADVVGGIPHYELTREDGVRSVHRIFELAQQYDRLIDIHCDEIDDDQSRFLEVVAACAIRSGFGERVTASHTTAFGSYNNAYANKLMGFLRLSQINFVANPLINITLQGRTDTYPKRRGITRVKELWQNGLNVSLGQDCIQDPWYSLGTGNMLDVAYMALHVCQMTGVEEINACYDMVTTHGAKTLKIEQDYGLEIGKPANLIIWEADRKFEILRRRPPVRYVMARGRLLAQTQPSITTWELENWGEGV